GGAAGCCGTAGGGCTTTCCGAAGATCGGGTGGTTCCCCTCAAGTCTGTGTCAGTTCCTGGATTGGCACGCCGATGCTTGGCAAGAGCATCTTTGATTGAGGTCTTGTCTAGGGCCTCTTTTGCGTCGTCCCAAATTACGATTTTGCCAGTGTTTACTCGCATTGTGATTTTCCTTGGCCGCTTTTTCGGAGTGGCCAGCCCGATCCTATCGCCGTGCTAAGACAATGTCGCCCGAAGGAGCTCAAGTATTAAGCCGAGGCTAAATCGAGACTCCGAATGTTGTCGCGCGCGTTTCTCCTTCATCGCCGCGACGATAAGAGCCAGCTGGCAAGAAACAGCCCGATCAGCGCCAGGAGCACGGTGACGTGACCCAGGATCGCCGTCCGCCACTCCCGCCGATCGATCTGGCCGGCGCACCACTTGCAGACGACCCGCATGCCGTAGCTGGTCTGAACGTGGCTCACGCTCGTCTTCGGATACCTACGTCGAAGCCACTCTCCGGTCTTGACCCGTCGACGGAGGTGCCGTCCGTCTTCGATCTTCCGCCCACAGCGGTAGCAGTTCGCCATTTGCCAAGTACGCCCCCAAAGCGGTCGTTCCGCAAAACCCACCCGTTTGATGCAAGCGCTTGACACTCGGGAACCAAGTGTCGTATCGTGCCGTTTGGTATCATACGAGAACAAACGACATGACTACATCCGGATGGCTCACGCCCGAAGAGGCTGCCAATTACCTGAGCATTGGGCGAACCAAGCTGTACGAGCTGGCACAGCTTGGGAAGATTCCAGCCCAACGGATCGACAAGCAATGGAGGTTCAAAGCTGAAGACCTGGATCGGTGGCTTTCGGTTTCAAAATCGATCGACGGGTATTTCCAAACGATCCCGGCAAACATCCTCGACAACGAGCTGCTTCGCGAACCGCAGCGCGAAGCCTATGCCAAGCTGTATGACTTCTTTAAGTCGGGTGGCAAGGACGCTCTGATTCAGCTCCCCGTGGGTTGCGGCAAGTCAGGTTTGGCGTGTATCGCACCGTTCGGCATCGCCGAGGGAAGGGTGCTGGTCATTACGCCGAACCTCACGATCCGTGACGAGATGAAGAACAATCTCGACATCACAAACCTGAAGTGCTTTCTCAAGCGCTCGAACGTGTTGTCGAAAGTGGACATGCTTTCCGGGCCCTTCGTGACGACGCTCGACACGGGAAACACGAGCGTGACGGATGAATCTCACTTCGTCGTCACCAACGTGCAGCAACTCGCAACAAACACGGACAAGTGGCTCACAAAATTCACATCCGACTATTTCGACATGATCATCGTCGACGAGGCACACCATAGCGCCGCGTCGAGCTGGCAGAAGGTGAACGACCACTTTCCGAAAGCCAAGGTTATCAACCTTACGGCGACGCCGTTCCGCAGCGACGCTAAGGAAATCGGTGGTGATCGGATCTATCGGTATCCGTTCCGCAGTGCGATGGCTAGGGGTTACATCAAGAGCCTCACCGTGGTCTACGTTTCTCCGCAGGAGATCGAGCTCACATTCAAGGGCGAGAGTGAGGCAACGACGCTCACGCTAGACGAAGTCCTGAAGCTAAAGGAGGAGGAATGGTTCAGCCGTGGCATTGCCATGTCGGACAAATGCAACGAGTCGATCGTGGACAACAGTCTGGAGAAAGTCGAGTTCCTTCGAAACGGGTCTAGCATCAAGCACCAGATCATCGCCGTTGCAATGTCTATTCCGCACGCGGAGAAGATCCGGCTGCTCTATGAGGAGCGAAACTACGACGTAGCTGTCATCCACAGCAAGATGAGCGAAGAGGATCAAGCCACCGTCCTCAAACGCCTTCGCAGCAATGAACTCGACGCCATTATCAACGTGCAGAAGCTGGGCGAGGGCTTTGACCACCCTCAGCTTAGTGTTGCCGCCGTCTTCCGACCTTACCGCTCTCTAAGCCCCTACCTTCAGTTCGTGGGCCGTATTATGCGCGTGAACGTCCAGAACAAGCCGCGCGATCCGGACAACTATGGATTCATAGTGACCCACGCTGGGATGAACCTCGACCGACTTCTAGACGACTTCAAGCAATTCGAAAAGGACGACGAGGAGTTCTGGGCGAAGATTAGCGCGGGATTGGAGCCGGACGAGCCGCCGCTTCCTCGGGGGGAAGGTGGCGGACGCCAAAACATCAAAGCGCCGCTCGTCGTCCATGGTGAAATCGTCAATACGCTCTTTGAAGAGGAGTTCATTGACGACGAAGAGGAACGTCTCCAGCAACTCCGAGAACAGCTCGAAGCCCTTGGCTTTGATCCCGGCAAAGCTACGGAGATAGTCCGCACGGAAAGGAAGGAGCGCTACGAAGTGGTTCCCGCGGCGTCCCCGCTCGTCGTTCAACCTCAGAAAGAGCTGGAGAGGCTGCGCAAACAGCTAGACATTGAGATTCGGGCCAAGGCAAAGGTGGTCGTCGTGAACAGCGGATTGAAGATTATTGGTCGAGACATTCCCGCCAAACTCATTCCGGACATCGCCGCCGTGAACAATTTGATCGCCGTGATCGTGATGATGAGCCAGGCCGTCAAGCAGAAAGTAAACGACCGGCCACGTGCCGAGTGGAGTCGCGACGACTTTGCACGGGCAATTGAGCTGGTTCCTGGAATCGCGCAAGATACCGTGAGGCGAATCTTGGCGGCCAAGGGAGCTAAAGATGCCTAAAGGACGGCCGCCCTCGATGCTGAGCATGGGCAATGGCCCTTTGAAGTTCGTCACCTCGGTCAACGCGACCAATTGCAAGAGGTGCAAAGGACGCATTCTCGGGAAGACGTTGTGTGCTGAGCTTCCAGTATTCCAAAATGGATTCCCCATACCAAAGCGTGTCTGCCTCTCCTGTGCTGCTGCTATCGTCAACACGACGCAGTCCGACCTCGACAACCTGCGCGCTCAATTACCGGCATGAACCTTCCGGAATGCGCTCACTTCCACTAATCTGAACTTATGCTCACAGGCGACCTACGAAACCAAATCGACCGACTCTGGGACTCGTTCTGGTCGGGTGGAATCTCCAACCCCCTGGAGGTGATGGAGCAGATCACGTACCTGCTCTTCCTTCGGCGTCTCGACGAGCTCCAGCAGCTTGAGGAGAACAAGGCCTCTCGCCTCGGTCAGCCGATCGAGCACCGTTTCTATCCGGATGGAAAGGATACGAAAGGGCGTTCATACCAAGACCTTCGTTGGAGCCGGTTCAAGCATTTCGCCCCCGCCGAAATGTACGAGGTGGTGAATGAGCACGTCTTCCCGTTCCTCAGGACGCTAGGCGGTAATGGCAGCACCTACGCCCATCACATGAAGGACGCACGGTTCACGATCCCGACCGCTGCACTCCTGTCCAAGGTTGTCGACCTCATCGACAAAGTGCCGATGGAAGACCGGGACACCAAGGGCGACCTGTACGAGTACATGCTCAGCAAGATCGCCACGGCCGGTCAAAACGGGCAGTTCCGCACTCCGCGTCACATCATCCAGCTTATGGTCGAGATGATGGCTCCACGACCGACCGACACGATCTGCGATCCAGCCAGTGGCACTTGCGGCTTTTTAGTTGCGGCCGGCGAGTACCTTCGCCGCGAGAACCCGGAAATGCTCCGCGACCCCAAGCTCCGCGACCACTTCCACGGGCAGATGTTCCACGGTTACGACTTTGACAACACCATGCTCCGCATCGGCAGCATGAACATGATGTTGCACGGAGTCGAGAACCCGGTCATCACCTACCGCGACTCCTTGGCCCAGGATCACGGCGGCGAGGCGAACAAGTACACGCTGGTCTTGGCAAATCCGCCGTTCGCAGGCTCTCTGGACTATGAGAGCACGGCCAAGGACTTGCTCCAGATCGTCAAGACGAAGAAGACCGAGCTCCTTTTCCTTGCACTCTTCCTCAGGCTCATGAAGCCGGGTGGTCGGGCCGCGGTCATCGTCCCTGACGGTGTGCTCTTCGGATCGAGCACCGCTCACAGGGCTCTCCGCCAGCTCATCGTCGAGGAACAAAAACTGGACGCCGTTGTCAGCCTTCCGAGTGGAGCATTCAAGCCCTACGCCGGCGTCTCGACTGCCGTGCTGTTCTTCAGCAAGACCAACTCGGGGGGAACAGACGAGGTCTGGTTTTACGACGTCAAAGCTGACGGCAGGAGCCTCGACGACAAACGGACTCCCCTTCTTGGTGAGGACAAGCTTGGGCCGGTTCCTGCAACGAAGTTGACCGAGGAAGAGCACGCCAAGAACAATCTGCCCGATGTACTGGCACGGTGGGGCCATCGAGCAGACACTGAGCGCCAGAATCCAAGAACGGCTCAGAGCTTCACTGTGCCCAAGTCTGAGATCGCGGCCAACGGCTACGACCTCAGCCTCAATCGGTACAAGGAGATCGAGCACGAGGAGGTCGAGCATCGCGACCCGAAAGAGATCTTGGCACAGCTCTGGAAACTAGAAGAGGAGATTCAAGCAGGCATGCGCGAGCTTGAAGCAATGCTATGAGTAATGATCCGCACCGAGCATTCATTTCACACGCCAGCGAGGATAAGCCGGTCTATGCCGAGCCCCTGGCTGTCAGCCTGCGTGCGATGGGTGTGGACGCTTGGTTAGACAAATGGGAGATGCAACCAGGCGACAGCCTGATCCAGAAAATCTTCTCAGAAGGAATTCATGGCACAGACGCGGCCGTGATCATCCTATCCCATACAAGCATCGTTAAGCCTTGGGTTCAAAAAGAACTCAATGTCGCGGCAGTCGACAACATCCAAAAAGCGCTCCGCTTGATCCCGGTTCGGGTCGATGACTGTACAGTGCCCGACGTGCTCCGTGATCTCCTTTGGTTGGACTGGACTGCCGAAGGCGGTGCGGAACCCGTTGCTAAGCGGATCGTCGAGACGCTTCACGGACATAGTTCCAAGCCACCACTTGGAACACCGCCTCCCCACCTGACAGCACCGAGGTTCACTGTCCCCGGCTTGAACGCCCGTGACATCAAAGTCCTCCAGATCATCTTTGAAGCGTCTCTGGAAAGCGGAACTGTGCTAATTCAGGGCGAACCAATCCTCGGGCCCGCAGAAGAGGCAGGACTTTCCTTTGACCAGGTTAAGGAGTCCATCCAAATGCTTGAGTCTCGCGGCTTCATCGTCGACGAAGATCAAACAATCGCTCAGCGCCAAGTGATCGTCACCCTAAACCCGGGTGAAGCACTGAAGCTTGGGCAATCGTATGGATATGACCTTGAAGCCATGCTTCGTAAGCTCGTGGCCATAGTCTGCAATGAGCAAGCACACTCTCTTTATGCCCTGGTCGAGCAGTTGCCCGAGTACCCTCGGGGCCTTGTCGAGGCATCGGTCAGAGTGCTCGCAGGAAATGGCTTTTGGCGAGAGTCCGGAACGATCGACGGGAATCTCCATATCTATTCGGTCACGCCGACAGCGAAGCGATGGTTGGAGGCGAATACATGAGCGACCAACCCAGGTCAGGCGAGATCATCCTCTACACCGCCACCGATGGCGTGGCCCGAATTGAAGTCACATACGAGAGCGAGACGTTCTGGCTCTCTCAGCGGAAGATCGCCGACCTGTTTGGCGTGTCCGTGCCGACCGTCAACGAGCACCTGGCGAACGTCTTTGAGTCTGGCGAACTCGACCGCGAGGCAACTATTCGGAAATTCCGAATAGTTCAGGTGGAGGGCGACCGGGAGGTCGAACGCGAGGTCGAGCACTACTCTCTCGACGCCATCATTGCCGTCGGCTACCGGGTCAACTCCAAGCAGGCGACTCAGTTCCGGATCTGGGCCACCAACACCCTCAAAGAGTACGTCATCAAGGGCTTCGTCCTGGACGACGAGCGGCTCAAGCTCAACAAGCGGTTCGGCAAGGACTACTTCGACGAGCTCCTTGAACGCATCCGGGAAATCCGGGCGAGCGAGCGGCGCTTCTATCTGAAGATCACCGACCTCTACGAGCAAGCAAGTATCGACTACGATGCCAAGGCGGAGATCACCAAGACCTTCTTCGCGACCGTCCAGAACAAGCTCCATTGGGCCGTGAGTGGTCAAACCGCTGCCGAAATCATCGCCGATCGGGCTGACGCGACCAAGCCGAGCATGGGGCTCACGACGTGGAAGAACGCACCGCACGGCAAGGTGCTGAAAGGTGATGTCGGAACGGCGAAGAATTACTTGATCGAGAGGGAGATCAAGGACTTGGAGCGCATCGTCACGATGTACCTCGACTACGCCGAGCTCCAGGCGTCGCGGCACATCGCGATGAAGATGGCCGACTGGGTCGAGAAGCTCGACGCCTTCCTTCAGTTCAACGGCTTCGAGGTGCTCGACAACCCTGGCAAGGTCTCGGCCGAGGTGGCCAAGCGACTGGCTGAGGAGCAGTACGAAAAGTACAGGGTCAGGCAAGACGAGGCGTTCGAGAGCGACTTTGAACGTGAGGTGAAGCGAATCGAAGGGGAGGAACAATGACCTACGAGACGTTACCGCTAGCGAAGGTCGCCACATTTCTAGATTCAAAACGTAGGCCGGTCAAAGAGGCTGACCGAGTGGAGGGGCCGTATCCCTACTACGGGGCGAACGGTCAGCAGGGATGGATAGACGGCTTTCTGTTTGACGAGCCGCTAATTCTTCTCGCCGAGGACGGTGGCCACTTTGATGATCCCAAGCGAGGGATTGCATATGCCATCAAAGGCAAGACATGGGTTAACAACCACGCACATGTCCTGAAACCGAGTGAGAGGATGGATTTTCGATATCTCCTCCACGCTCTCAAGAATCGAGATGTTCGAGCGTACATTAACGGAAGCACACGAGCGAAACTCACCAAGGACGGAGCCGCGAGAATCCCAGTCCAGGTTCCGCCGCTCGACGAGCAACGCCGCATCGCGTCGATTCTGGACAAGGCCGAGGACCTCCTCGCTAAACGCCGCGCCGCGCTCGACCTCCTCGACCAGCTCCCGCAAGCCACCTTCCTCGAAATGTTTGGCGACCCCGCCACCAACCCCAAGGGCTGGCAAGTTCGCCCACTACGTGATGCGGCCGATGGCAAATATGGCGTGAAAGCGGGGCCGTTTGGGTCAGCTATCAAGAAGGAGGACTACGTCTCTCATGGGTATCGCGTCTATGGTCAGGAGCAGGTCATTGGTGGCAGTTTTGAGATCGGAGACTATTACATCGACGAACGCAAGTATAAGAAGCTTGAATCCTGTGCCGTCAAGACTGGCGATCTCTTAATGAGCCTGGTCGGGTCATTTGGAAAGGTTCTAGTTGTTCCAGAAGGCATTGAACCGGGCATCATCAATCCTCGACTGCTCAAGATTACGCCTAACTCCTCATTGCTTAATTCAACGTTCTTAGCTCACCAGATTCAGTTCCCAACCACCCAATCTCGGCTATCTAGCGTGGCTCACGGCGGAACAATGGGCGTGCTAAATGCTGGCATTCTGAAGGATCTTATCACCGTCATGCCTCCCATCGACCTCCAACGCCGATTCGTCGCCCGAGTGGAGGCGATCCACCGCGCCAAAGCCGCCCACCGATCCGCCCTCGAGAAACTCGACGCCCTCTTTTCTACGCTCCAAAGCCGAGCTTTCGAACAAGGGCAGACCCCGCCCGAATACATGACGCGAGAACTCGTTTCCCGCTAGAATGAGGGAGCCATGTCGAGCACCGTCCGAACTCGGCTCAGTCACGAGACCCTGAAATGGGCCCGTGCTGCGAGTGGCTTTGAACCTGACGAGGTGGCCAAGTCGGCGGGTGTTTCACTTCAGCGATACAAGGAATGGGAGACAGGAGATGACCGACCCACCTTCAGACAACTTCGCCAAGTGGCGAACAAGCTGAAGCGCCCGCTGGCAATGTTCTACTTGCGGAAGCCACCTGTCGAACCGGCCCTTCCTCCCGACTTTCGAGTTGTTCCAGGCAAGGAGGACAGCTCGTATAGCCCTGAGTTACGGCTTGAAATCCGAAAGGCCGAGCGGATGCAACTGCTTCTGGCATGTTTGGTCGAAGAATTGAATCTTTCGCAGCCAAAGGACGTACCTCGCATCCGAGTCGAGGACGACCCAGAGTCCGCCGGAGGGCTCTTGCGCAGTTTCCTTGGACTTTCCGTTGAGCAACAACTCAGTGTCGGCGAGCCAGCGGCTCTCTACCGAGAATGGCGAGACGCCATCTTTTCGCGAGGGGTTGTACCGATACAATTTGGTGTTGAGCGCGAGCAAGCGCTGGGCTTTGCCTTGTGGCACGACTTTGCACCCCTCGTGGCCGTCAATACGAGGCAAGCAGCGGAAGCGAAGACTTTCACCCTGCTTCACGAGTTGGCACACATTGCCTTGCGTATGCCAGGCGTTTCGGATGCGGCAATTCCCTTCAGGCAAGTCTCCGACGGATCACGATCCGAGATAGAAGCCTTTTGCAACCGCGTTGCCGCCGCCACCTTGTTGCCGGCGGACTCAGATGCTCTGAAGGCCACAATGTCGGCTCTTACGCAGACGGCGAAGTTGGATCTAGCCTCTTTTCGCCTGCAGGCCCGCCGTTACGGTGTCAGCAAGTATGCCTTGGCCTACAGGCTCTCTAGTCTAAACCCGGATCTCGGAAGCGGAGTACAGGCCGCTGTTTCTCAGTGGTTTGCCATCGATAACGCCAAGAAGCCAGCCCCTACTGTGAAGAAGGGCGGGCCGCCGCCCGCGCTGATAACTCTCGGCAGACGCGGACGAGGCTTTTCCAAGGCAGTTCTGTCTGCAGTGCGTGAGAGCCGCCTTAGCGTTGATGATGCACGAGACCTGCTCGATCTTGAACCGCACCATTTCCCCAAGCTTGAGGAGTACGTTTTCAAGGGCACTCCCGATGAGGAGGGCGAGGAGTGAGCAATACATACTTGCTCGACAACAATGTGTTGATCTTCCTCCAGTGGGGCGATCCCCACTTTCAATTCGGGCCAATTTACGACTGGATAGATACGATGGGTCAAGCTGGCCGCCTATTCGTTCCTGAGGTTGTGCTTGGTGAGTTCAAGAACAAGGAGCGAAGGCAATGGTTCGACGACCGCCCTCATCTGTGCCTCAAACACGATGACGACCAGGACGAGTGTCTGGCAGAGCTGGTTAATCAGCTCCCTGACTTCGTTGACCCTTCAAAGACATCCGAGGATGGCGATCAGCCCCTTGTGTCGGCTGCGATGAAGCTCAACCGCGTGGCCACCGGGGACTTTGGCTCGGGCCCGGCGATCGTTGTGTCACACGAGCAGCGCCGAAAGGCAACGTTTCCATATCTGAAGGTTCCGGACGCCTGCGATCACTACCAGATTCATTGCGTCGATTTCTTCGAGATGCTAAGGATGGAGGGAGTGCTAACCATCTGATCCGTCATGGATTCTCAGTTTTCCTTCTTACAGCTCGAGTTTCCCGAAGCCTTCGAATCCGCCTACCGGGCGGAGGCTTTGGCAAACCCGGATCCTCGGGCGGCATGCTTCTACGCACGCCGCGCCCTCGAGTTGGCCGTCACCTGGATTTACGAGAACGATCCGGCAGTTCAGCTCCCCTATCGCGAAGACCTGAGCGCACTCATCCACGAGCCGTCGTTCCGGCAGCTCGTCGGCCAGCCCGTCTTCTACAAATGCCGCGCGATCAAGGAGCTCGGCAACCTAGCAGTCCACTCCAACAAACCAATGACGGCGAACGAGTCAGTGTCAGCTGTCCGTGAGCTCTTTCACGTCTGTTACTGGCTCGTCCGCACGTACGGGAAGGGTGCGAAACCAGAACCGGGAACAACGTTCAACCCGGCTCTTCTTCCAACGGACTCGGGAGTCCCAAAGCAGACCCTGGCCGAGCTCCAAGCACTGAACGATCAGTTGGCGACAGAGCGTGAGAAGCTGTTCACAGCCCTCTCTGAGCGAGATGACTTGGACGAGCAGCTCAAGAAAGCTCGTGCGGAGCTTGCGGCAGTCAAAAAGGCAAACGAAGCGACTCCAGATCGGCACAACTACTCCGAGGCCGAGACTCGCGACCTCTTCATTGATCTCCTGCTCTTGGAGGCAGGATGGACCCTCGACAAATCCGAAGACCGAGAATTCGAGGTTGACGGAATGCCGAACAACGAGGGTAAGGGGTTCGTCGACTACGTCCTTTGGGGAGATGATGGCAAACCGGTCGGACTCGTGGAAGCCAAGCGCACGAAGCGGGATCCTCGCGAGGGGCAGCACCAGGCAAAGCTCTATGCCGACTGCTTGGAGAAGCGGTTCGGGCAACGGCCGGTGATCTTCTACACGAACGGCTACCAGCACTGGATGTGGGACGACGCGTCGTACCCACCCCGGGAAGTGCAGGGGTTTTTCAAGAAGGCGGAGCTTGAGCTGATGATCCAGCGGCGACTGTCGCGGAAGTTGCTGGCCCGCACGGCGATCAACGAGAAAATTGTCGAGCGCTACTACCAGACGAGGGCGATACGCCGTATCGGCGAGTCCTTCGAGCAGGACAACATGCGCCGCAGTCTGCTGGTTATGGCGACTGGCGCCGGCAAGACGCGAACGGTCATTGCCCTTGCTGACCAACTGATGCGAGCAAATTGGGCGAAGCGCGTGCTCTTCCTGGCCGACCGCGTTGCACTTGTTAACCAAGCGGTGAACGCGTTCAAAAAGCACTTGCCTGAAGCGACGACCGTCAACCTCGTCACCGAGAAGAACGTCGAAGGCAGAATCTACGTCAGTACGTACCCGACCATGATCGGCCTGATCGACGAGACGAAGGGCCAAGAGCGAATGTTTGGGCCAGGTCACTTTGACCTCATCGTGATCGACGAGGCCCACCGCTCGATCTTCATGAAGTACAAGTCGATCTTCGACTACTTCGACAGCCTGTTGGTAGGATTGACGGCGACGCCGAAGGACGAAGTCGACCGCAACACTTACAAGCTGTTCGAGTTGGAAGATGGCGTGCCGACCGACGCATATCCGCTTGAAGACGCGGTTCTTGACCACTACCTGGTGCCAGCGCGATCGGTGTCCGTCCCTCTGAAGTTCCACTCTGAAGGGATCAAGTACGACGACTTGTCCGATGATGAGAAGGAACAGTTTGAGCTCACCGATTGGAAGGAGCGCGACGATGTGCTCCAGAGCAAGAAGGTCGAGGCCACGGCGATCAACCAGTGGCTGTTCAACGAAGACACGGTCGACAAGGTGCTTAAGCACCTAATGGAGCGCGGGCTGAAGGTTGACGGCGGCGATAAGCTTGGCAAGACCATCATTTTCGC
The Armatimonadota bacterium DNA segment above includes these coding regions:
- a CDS encoding DEAD/DEAH box helicase family protein — encoded protein: MTTSGWLTPEEAANYLSIGRTKLYELAQLGKIPAQRIDKQWRFKAEDLDRWLSVSKSIDGYFQTIPANILDNELLREPQREAYAKLYDFFKSGGKDALIQLPVGCGKSGLACIAPFGIAEGRVLVITPNLTIRDEMKNNLDITNLKCFLKRSNVLSKVDMLSGPFVTTLDTGNTSVTDESHFVVTNVQQLATNTDKWLTKFTSDYFDMIIVDEAHHSAASSWQKVNDHFPKAKVINLTATPFRSDAKEIGGDRIYRYPFRSAMARGYIKSLTVVYVSPQEIELTFKGESEATTLTLDEVLKLKEEEWFSRGIAMSDKCNESIVDNSLEKVEFLRNGSSIKHQIIAVAMSIPHAEKIRLLYEERNYDVAVIHSKMSEEDQATVLKRLRSNELDAIINVQKLGEGFDHPQLSVAAVFRPYRSLSPYLQFVGRIMRVNVQNKPRDPDNYGFIVTHAGMNLDRLLDDFKQFEKDDEEFWAKISAGLEPDEPPLPRGEGGGRQNIKAPLVVHGEIVNTLFEEEFIDDEEERLQQLREQLEALGFDPGKATEIVRTERKERYEVVPAASPLVVQPQKELERLRKQLDIEIRAKAKVVVVNSGLKIIGRDIPAKLIPDIAAVNNLIAVIVMMSQAVKQKVNDRPRAEWSRDDFARAIELVPGIAQDTVRRILAAKGAKDA
- a CDS encoding SAM-dependent DNA methyltransferase gives rise to the protein MLTGDLRNQIDRLWDSFWSGGISNPLEVMEQITYLLFLRRLDELQQLEENKASRLGQPIEHRFYPDGKDTKGRSYQDLRWSRFKHFAPAEMYEVVNEHVFPFLRTLGGNGSTYAHHMKDARFTIPTAALLSKVVDLIDKVPMEDRDTKGDLYEYMLSKIATAGQNGQFRTPRHIIQLMVEMMAPRPTDTICDPASGTCGFLVAAGEYLRRENPEMLRDPKLRDHFHGQMFHGYDFDNTMLRIGSMNMMLHGVENPVITYRDSLAQDHGGEANKYTLVLANPPFAGSLDYESTAKDLLQIVKTKKTELLFLALFLRLMKPGGRAAVIVPDGVLFGSSTAHRALRQLIVEEQKLDAVVSLPSGAFKPYAGVSTAVLFFSKTNSGGTDEVWFYDVKADGRSLDDKRTPLLGEDKLGPVPATKLTEEEHAKNNLPDVLARWGHRADTERQNPRTAQSFTVPKSEIAANGYDLSLNRYKEIEHEEVEHRDPKEILAQLWKLEEEIQAGMRELEAML
- a CDS encoding toll/interleukin-1 receptor domain-containing protein, with protein sequence MSNDPHRAFISHASEDKPVYAEPLAVSLRAMGVDAWLDKWEMQPGDSLIQKIFSEGIHGTDAAVIILSHTSIVKPWVQKELNVAAVDNIQKALRLIPVRVDDCTVPDVLRDLLWLDWTAEGGAEPVAKRIVETLHGHSSKPPLGTPPPHLTAPRFTVPGLNARDIKVLQIIFEASLESGTVLIQGEPILGPAEEAGLSFDQVKESIQMLESRGFIVDEDQTIAQRQVIVTLNPGEALKLGQSYGYDLEAMLRKLVAIVCNEQAHSLYALVEQLPEYPRGLVEASVRVLAGNGFWRESGTIDGNLHIYSVTPTAKRWLEANT
- a CDS encoding virulence RhuM family protein, producing the protein MSDQPRSGEIILYTATDGVARIEVTYESETFWLSQRKIADLFGVSVPTVNEHLANVFESGELDREATIRKFRIVQVEGDREVEREVEHYSLDAIIAVGYRVNSKQATQFRIWATNTLKEYVIKGFVLDDERLKLNKRFGKDYFDELLERIREIRASERRFYLKITDLYEQASIDYDAKAEITKTFFATVQNKLHWAVSGQTAAEIIADRADATKPSMGLTTWKNAPHGKVLKGDVGTAKNYLIEREIKDLERIVTMYLDYAELQASRHIAMKMADWVEKLDAFLQFNGFEVLDNPGKVSAEVAKRLAEEQYEKYRVRQDEAFESDFEREVKRIEGEEQ
- a CDS encoding restriction endonuclease subunit S, which codes for MTYETLPLAKVATFLDSKRRPVKEADRVEGPYPYYGANGQQGWIDGFLFDEPLILLAEDGGHFDDPKRGIAYAIKGKTWVNNHAHVLKPSERMDFRYLLHALKNRDVRAYINGSTRAKLTKDGAARIPVQVPPLDEQRRIASILDKAEDLLAKRRAALDLLDQLPQATFLEMFGDPATNPKGWQVRPLRDAADGKYGVKAGPFGSAIKKEDYVSHGYRVYGQEQVIGGSFEIGDYYIDERKYKKLESCAVKTGDLLMSLVGSFGKVLVVPEGIEPGIINPRLLKITPNSSLLNSTFLAHQIQFPTTQSRLSSVAHGGTMGVLNAGILKDLITVMPPIDLQRRFVARVEAIHRAKAAHRSALEKLDALFSTLQSRAFEQGQTPPEYMTRELVSR
- a CDS encoding ImmA/IrrE family metallo-endopeptidase; the encoded protein is MSSTVRTRLSHETLKWARAASGFEPDEVAKSAGVSLQRYKEWETGDDRPTFRQLRQVANKLKRPLAMFYLRKPPVEPALPPDFRVVPGKEDSSYSPELRLEIRKAERMQLLLACLVEELNLSQPKDVPRIRVEDDPESAGGLLRSFLGLSVEQQLSVGEPAALYREWRDAIFSRGVVPIQFGVEREQALGFALWHDFAPLVAVNTRQAAEAKTFTLLHELAHIALRMPGVSDAAIPFRQVSDGSRSEIEAFCNRVAAATLLPADSDALKATMSALTQTAKLDLASFRLQARRYGVSKYALAYRLSSLNPDLGSGVQAAVSQWFAIDNAKKPAPTVKKGGPPPALITLGRRGRGFSKAVLSAVRESRLSVDDARDLLDLEPHHFPKLEEYVFKGTPDEEGEE
- a CDS encoding DUF4411 family protein produces the protein MSNTYLLDNNVLIFLQWGDPHFQFGPIYDWIDTMGQAGRLFVPEVVLGEFKNKERRQWFDDRPHLCLKHDDDQDECLAELVNQLPDFVDPSKTSEDGDQPLVSAAMKLNRVATGDFGSGPAIVVSHEQRRKATFPYLKVPDACDHYQIHCVDFFEMLRMEGVLTI
- a CDS encoding DEAD/DEAH box helicase family protein, which translates into the protein MDSQFSFLQLEFPEAFESAYRAEALANPDPRAACFYARRALELAVTWIYENDPAVQLPYREDLSALIHEPSFRQLVGQPVFYKCRAIKELGNLAVHSNKPMTANESVSAVRELFHVCYWLVRTYGKGAKPEPGTTFNPALLPTDSGVPKQTLAELQALNDQLATEREKLFTALSERDDLDEQLKKARAELAAVKKANEATPDRHNYSEAETRDLFIDLLLLEAGWTLDKSEDREFEVDGMPNNEGKGFVDYVLWGDDGKPVGLVEAKRTKRDPREGQHQAKLYADCLEKRFGQRPVIFYTNGYQHWMWDDASYPPREVQGFFKKAELELMIQRRLSRKLLARTAINEKIVERYYQTRAIRRIGESFEQDNMRRSLLVMATGAGKTRTVIALADQLMRANWAKRVLFLADRVALVNQAVNAFKKHLPEATTVNLVTEKNVEGRIYVSTYPTMIGLIDETKGQERMFGPGHFDLIVIDEAHRSIFMKYKSIFDYFDSLLVGLTATPKDEVDRNTYKLFELEDGVPTDAYPLEDAVLDHYLVPARSVSVPLKFHSEGIKYDDLSDDEKEQFELTDWKERDDVLQSKKVEATAINQWLFNEDTVDKVLKHLMERGLKVDGGDKLGKTIIFAKNHDHAVFIADRFNKNYPIYKGDFAKVIDFKTEYAQDLIDKFSSAPKMPQIAISVDMLDTGIDVPEVVNLVFFKQVRSKTKFWQMVGRGTRLCPDLFGPGLDKKEFFIFDYCGNLEFFSQDMEGTDGTSGMSLSARLFAARLQLIAKLSSTETGATAVREHVEQYGEPKSDEEVMKSIVGILMAEVGSMNTGNFIVRAKRKFVEKYQQAEEWGDLDPEKLAELEHEIAGLPTEQAPEAVESKQFDLTMLRVQLALLNSSPTYKRLKQQVQDIAGALEESADIPAIKAQMNLIEDLQNDGWWEDVTVPMLEMVRLRLRTLVKLIERQKGNPVYTDFGDEMGEESEVTLPGFTSAVSFERFREKARAFLRAHQDKEAIQKLRLNEPMTEADLAQLQEILVESGTGDEETIQKASEQGLGLFVRSLVGLDREAAKCAFNEFLVGRELNPNQIEFIDLIINYLTEHGVMEPRALYESPFTDINPLGPDGVFESGWVDKIIGALTSIREHALA